In Streptomyces chartreusis NRRL 3882, the following are encoded in one genomic region:
- the yidC gene encoding membrane protein insertase YidC, with protein sequence MDTIASLFSFITTPVSWVIVQFHSVYGAIFGPDTGWAWGLSIVSLVILIRICLIPLFVKQIKATRAMQTLQPEMKKIQERYKNDKQRQSEEMMKLYKETGTNPLSSCLPILAQSPFFFALYHVLNSIASNDTIGVINTSLLESAQKAHIVGAPLAVKFTDSASKVEALGASLTDVRVVTAIMIVLMSASQFFTQRQLMTKNVDTTVKTPFMQQQKMLMYVFPVMFAVFGINFPVGVLVYWLTTNVWTMGQQMYVIHNNPTPGSKAQAAYLERLHKHVTTHGKVSRRRDKVIVKAIVAKGRDRNEFERKFINGLSKAGLAAQTDGTVIKSDTAAAVEAEDGTPTTGTPKRQQPKRQTKAQRQSAAAKAAEESEPKTSLTKSDEPEDAKPAAAAKKSGAKSGSGTRSKAQSGQRKGPQRPKSPSKK encoded by the coding sequence GTGGACACGATTGCCAGCCTCTTCAGCTTCATCACCACACCCGTCTCCTGGGTCATCGTCCAGTTCCACTCGGTGTACGGCGCCATCTTCGGCCCCGACACCGGCTGGGCCTGGGGCCTGTCGATCGTGTCCCTGGTGATCCTGATCCGTATCTGCCTGATCCCGCTCTTCGTGAAGCAGATCAAGGCGACCCGGGCCATGCAGACGCTCCAGCCCGAGATGAAGAAGATCCAGGAGCGCTACAAGAACGACAAGCAGCGTCAGTCCGAAGAGATGATGAAGCTGTACAAGGAGACGGGCACCAACCCGCTCTCCTCGTGCCTTCCCATCCTGGCGCAGTCCCCGTTCTTCTTCGCCCTGTACCACGTGCTCAACAGCATCGCGTCGAACGACACCATCGGCGTGATCAACACCAGCCTCCTGGAGAGCGCGCAGAAGGCGCACATCGTCGGTGCCCCGCTGGCGGTGAAGTTCACCGACAGCGCGTCGAAGGTGGAAGCACTCGGTGCCTCCCTCACCGACGTCCGCGTGGTCACCGCCATCATGATCGTCCTGATGTCGGCGTCGCAGTTCTTCACGCAGCGCCAGCTGATGACGAAGAACGTCGACACCACGGTGAAGACGCCGTTCATGCAGCAGCAGAAGATGCTGATGTACGTCTTCCCGGTCATGTTCGCCGTCTTCGGAATCAACTTCCCGGTCGGTGTCCTCGTCTACTGGCTGACCACCAACGTGTGGACCATGGGCCAGCAGATGTACGTCATCCACAACAACCCGACCCCGGGGTCCAAGGCCCAGGCCGCGTACCTGGAGCGCCTGCACAAGCACGTCACCACGCACGGCAAGGTCAGCCGGCGCCGTGACAAGGTCATCGTGAAGGCCATCGTCGCCAAGGGACGCGACCGCAACGAGTTCGAGCGCAAGTTCATCAACGGCCTCAGCAAGGCCGGCCTCGCCGCTCAGACCGACGGCACCGTGATCAAGAGCGACACCGCTGCCGCCGTCGAGGCCGAGGACGGTACGCCGACCACCGGCACCCCGAAGCGTCAGCAGCCCAAGCGGCAGACCAAGGCACAGCGCCAGTCCGCTGCCGCCAAGGCAGCCGAGGAGTCCGAGCCGAAGACGTCGCTCACCAAGTCCGACGAGCCCGAGGACGCCAAGCCCGCCGCCGCTGCCAAGAAGTCCGGCGCGAAGTCCGGGAGCGGTACCCGCAGCAAGGCCCAGTCCGGACAGCGCAAGGGTCCGCAGCGGCCCAAGTCCCCGTCCAAGAAGTAA
- the gyrB gene encoding DNA topoisomerase (ATP-hydrolyzing) subunit B codes for MLCQKGRFVADSGNPNENNPSVEAMAGVAEASVTASYDASAITVLEGLDAVRKRPGMYIGSTGERGLHHLVQEVVDNSVDEALAGYADTIDVTILADGGVRVVDNGRGIPVGIVPSEGKPAVEVVLTVLHAGGKFGGGGYAVSGGLHGVGVSVVNALSTKVAVEVKTDGYRWTQDYKLGVPTAPLAKHEATEEHGTSVTFWADPDIFETTDYSFETLSRRFQEMAFLNKGLRIKLTDERESAKATSGADEAGADEKAEVKSVDYHYEGGIVDFVKYLNSRKGDVVHPTVIDLEAEDKEKLLSLEVAMQWNSSYTEGVYSFANIIHTHEGGTHEEGFRAALTSLINKYARDKKLLREKDDNLTGDDIREGLTAIISVKLSEPQFEGQTKTKLGNTEVKTFVQKVVYEHLADWLDRNPNEAADIIRKGIQAATARVAARKARDLTRRKGLLETASLPGKLSDCQSNDPTKCEIFIVEGDSAGGSAKSGRNPEYQAILPIRGKILNVEKARIDKILQNQEIQALISAFGTGVHEDFDIERLRYHKIILMADADVDGQHINTLLLTFLFRFMRPLVEAGHVFLSRPPLYKIKWGRDEVEYAYSDRERDALLEIGRQRGKRVKEDSIQRFKGLGEMNAEELRITTMDQEHRVLGQVTLDDAAQADDLFSVLMGEDVEARRAFIQRNAKDVRFLDI; via the coding sequence GTGCTGTGCCAGAAAGGGCGCTTCGTGGCCGATTCCGGCAACCCCAACGAGAACAACCCGTCCGTCGAGGCCATGGCTGGAGTCGCCGAGGCCTCAGTCACTGCTTCGTACGACGCCAGTGCCATCACCGTCCTCGAGGGTCTGGACGCGGTCCGCAAGCGACCGGGTATGTACATCGGTTCGACCGGTGAGCGCGGCCTGCACCACCTGGTGCAGGAGGTCGTCGACAACTCCGTCGACGAGGCGCTGGCGGGTTACGCGGACACGATCGACGTGACGATCCTGGCCGACGGCGGCGTGCGGGTCGTCGACAACGGCCGCGGCATCCCGGTGGGCATCGTGCCGTCCGAGGGCAAGCCGGCCGTCGAGGTCGTGCTGACAGTCCTGCACGCGGGCGGCAAGTTCGGCGGCGGCGGGTACGCGGTCTCCGGCGGTCTGCACGGCGTCGGCGTCTCCGTGGTGAACGCCCTGTCGACGAAGGTCGCCGTCGAGGTCAAGACCGACGGCTACCGCTGGACGCAGGACTACAAGCTGGGTGTCCCGACCGCTCCGCTCGCCAAGCACGAGGCCACGGAGGAGCACGGCACCTCGGTCACCTTCTGGGCCGACCCGGACATCTTCGAGACCACCGACTACTCCTTCGAGACGCTCTCGCGGCGCTTCCAGGAGATGGCGTTCCTCAACAAGGGTCTGAGGATCAAGCTCACCGACGAGCGCGAGTCGGCCAAGGCGACGTCAGGTGCGGACGAGGCGGGTGCCGACGAGAAGGCCGAGGTCAAGTCGGTCGACTACCACTACGAGGGTGGCATCGTCGACTTCGTGAAGTACCTCAACTCCCGCAAGGGAGACGTGGTGCACCCCACCGTCATCGACCTGGAGGCGGAGGACAAGGAGAAGCTCCTGTCCCTCGAGGTCGCGATGCAGTGGAACAGCAGCTACACCGAGGGCGTGTACTCCTTCGCGAACATCATCCACACCCACGAGGGCGGTACGCACGAAGAGGGTTTCCGTGCCGCGCTGACCTCGCTGATCAACAAGTACGCGCGCGACAAGAAGCTGCTGCGCGAGAAGGACGACAACCTCACGGGTGACGACATCCGCGAGGGTCTGACCGCGATCATCTCGGTGAAGCTGAGCGAGCCGCAGTTCGAGGGCCAGACCAAGACCAAGCTGGGCAACACCGAGGTGAAGACCTTCGTCCAGAAGGTCGTCTACGAGCACCTCGCGGACTGGCTGGACCGCAACCCGAACGAGGCGGCGGACATCATCCGCAAGGGCATCCAGGCGGCCACCGCGCGCGTGGCGGCCCGCAAGGCGCGGGACCTGACGCGTCGTAAGGGCCTGCTGGAGACCGCGTCCCTGCCGGGCAAGCTCTCCGACTGCCAGTCGAACGACCCCACCAAGTGCGAGATCTTCATCGTCGAGGGTGACTCCGCCGGCGGCTCGGCCAAGTCCGGCCGGAACCCGGAGTACCAGGCGATCCTCCCGATCCGCGGCAAGATCCTCAACGTGGAGAAGGCGCGGATCGACAAGATCCTGCAGAACCAGGAGATCCAGGCGCTGATCTCCGCCTTCGGTACCGGAGTCCACGAGGACTTCGACATCGAGAGGCTGCGCTACCACAAGATCATCCTGATGGCGGACGCCGACGTCGACGGCCAGCACATCAACACCCTGCTGCTGACCTTCCTGTTCCGCTTCATGCGGCCGCTGGTCGAGGCCGGGCACGTGTTCCTGTCGCGTCCCCCGCTCTACAAGATCAAGTGGGGTCGGGACGAGGTCGAGTACGCGTACTCCGACCGCGAGCGCGACGCGCTGCTGGAGATCGGCCGTCAGCGCGGCAAGCGCGTCAAGGAGGACTCGATCCAGCGCTTCAAGGGTCTCGGTGAGATGAACGCCGAGGAGCTGCGCATCACGACCATGGACCAGGAGCACCGCGTCCTCGGTCAGGTCACGCTCGACGACGCCGCCCAGGCCGACGACCTGTTCTCGGTCCTCATGGGTG
- the rnpA gene encoding ribonuclease P protein component has protein sequence MLPTENRLRRREDFATAVRRGRRAGRPYLVVHLRSGATDPHAPGESAPPTRAGFVVSKAVGGAVVRNKVKRRLRHLMRDRVAQLPPGSLVVVRALPGAGDADHAQLARDLDAALQRLLGGGAR, from the coding sequence GTGCTGCCCACCGAGAACCGGCTGAGGCGGCGCGAGGACTTCGCGACCGCGGTACGGCGAGGACGCCGGGCAGGACGCCCGTACCTCGTCGTCCACCTTCGTAGCGGTGCCACGGACCCGCATGCGCCTGGGGAGAGCGCTCCCCCGACGCGTGCGGGTTTCGTCGTGAGCAAAGCCGTGGGCGGTGCGGTCGTACGCAACAAAGTGAAGCGCAGGCTTCGCCACCTGATGCGCGACCGAGTCGCCCAGCTGCCCCCCGGTAGCCTGGTAGTGGTACGAGCGCTGCCCGGTGCGGGCGACGCCGACCATGCACAGCTGGCCCGAGACCTGGACGCCGCCCTCCAGCGGCTGCTGGGAGGGGGCGCGCGATGA
- the recF gene encoding DNA replication/repair protein RecF (All proteins in this family for which functions are known are DNA-binding proteins that assist the filamentation of RecA onto DNA for the initiation of recombination or recombinational repair.): MHVTHLSLADFRSYPRVEVPLDPGVTAFVGPNGQGKTNLVEAVGYLATLGSHRVSSDAPLVRMGAERAIIRAQVRQGDRQQLVELELNPGRANRARINRSSQVKPRDVLGIVRTVLFAPEDLALVKGDPGERRRFLDELITARSPRMAGVRSDYDRVLKQRNTLLKSAALARRHGGRSMDMSTLDIWDQHLARAGAELLAQRLDLIAAVQPLADKAYEQLAPGGGPIALEYKPSAPGEAHTREDLFEQLMAALAEARKQEIERGVTLVGPHRDDLLLKLGQLPAKGYASHGESWSYALALRLASYDLLRAEGNEPVLVLDDVFAELDTRRRERLAELVAPGEQVLVTAAVDDDVPHVLSGVRFAVSEGTVERV; encoded by the coding sequence ATGCACGTCACGCATCTGTCGCTGGCCGACTTCCGCTCGTACCCCCGGGTCGAGGTCCCGCTCGACCCGGGGGTGACGGCCTTCGTCGGCCCGAACGGGCAGGGCAAGACCAACCTCGTCGAGGCCGTCGGCTATCTCGCCACCCTCGGCAGCCACCGCGTCTCCTCCGACGCCCCCCTGGTCCGCATGGGCGCCGAGCGCGCGATCATCCGGGCCCAGGTGCGGCAGGGCGACCGGCAGCAACTGGTCGAGCTGGAGCTGAACCCGGGGCGCGCCAACCGGGCCCGGATCAACAGGTCCTCGCAGGTCAAGCCGCGTGACGTGCTGGGGATCGTGCGGACCGTGCTGTTCGCCCCCGAGGATCTCGCCCTGGTCAAGGGCGACCCCGGTGAGCGGCGCCGCTTCCTCGACGAGCTGATCACCGCCCGTTCCCCGCGTATGGCCGGAGTCCGCTCCGACTACGACCGGGTCCTCAAGCAGCGCAACACCCTCCTGAAGTCGGCCGCGCTCGCCCGTCGGCACGGCGGCCGCAGCATGGACATGTCCACGCTCGACATCTGGGACCAGCATCTCGCCCGCGCGGGTGCCGAGTTGCTCGCCCAGCGCCTGGACCTGATCGCCGCCGTCCAGCCGCTCGCCGACAAGGCGTACGAGCAGCTCGCCCCCGGCGGCGGCCCGATCGCCCTGGAGTACAAGCCGTCCGCCCCGGGCGAGGCGCACACCCGTGAGGACCTGTTCGAGCAACTGATGGCCGCGCTCGCCGAGGCCCGCAAGCAGGAGATCGAGCGCGGCGTCACCCTGGTCGGCCCGCACCGGGACGACCTGCTGCTCAAGCTCGGCCAGCTGCCCGCCAAGGGCTACGCCTCCCACGGCGAGTCCTGGTCCTACGCCCTGGCCCTGCGCCTGGCCTCGTACGACCTGCTCAGAGCCGAGGGCAACGAGCCGGTGCTGGTGCTCGACGACGTCTTCGCCGAGCTGGACACCCGCCGCCGTGAGCGCCTCGCCGAGCTGGTCGCGCCCGGCGAGCAGGTCCTGGTGACCGCCGCGGTCGACGACGACGTCCCGCATGTGCTGTCCGGGGTGCGGTTCGCCGTGTCCGAGGGGACGGTGGAGCGCGTATGA
- a CDS encoding DUF721 domain-containing protein has translation MTQNTPENTPDSARGNAAESPSGKAPGPRTPEPSGVDLARVALRAAKEAARARGDAAQQKKQARRGGLRSGARADGRDPMALGSAINRLISERGWEAPAAVGGVMGRWPQIVGEDVAKHCVPERYDEDEHVLSVRCDSTAWATNLRLLAPTLVARLNEDLGHGTVKLIKVQGPGAPNRRYGPLRAPGSTGPGDTYG, from the coding sequence ATGACGCAGAACACACCGGAGAACACACCGGACAGCGCACGGGGGAACGCAGCGGAGAGCCCGTCCGGGAAGGCCCCCGGGCCCCGGACCCCCGAGCCGTCCGGCGTCGACCTCGCGCGCGTGGCGCTCCGCGCCGCCAAGGAAGCCGCACGCGCGCGCGGCGACGCGGCGCAGCAGAAGAAGCAGGCGCGCCGCGGCGGACTGCGCTCCGGCGCGCGCGCCGACGGCCGCGACCCCATGGCGCTCGGCTCCGCGATCAACAGGCTGATCAGCGAGCGCGGCTGGGAGGCCCCGGCCGCGGTGGGCGGGGTGATGGGCCGCTGGCCGCAGATCGTCGGCGAGGACGTGGCCAAGCACTGTGTTCCGGAGAGGTACGACGAGGACGAGCACGTCCTGTCCGTGCGCTGCGACTCGACGGCCTGGGCGACGAACCTCCGGCTGCTCGCCCCGACCCTGGTCGCGCGCCTCAACGAGGACCTGGGCCACGGCACGGTGAAGCTGATCAAGGTGCAGGGCCCCGGGGCGCCCAACCGCCGCTACGGCCCGTTGCGCGCCCCCGGGAGCACCGGCCCCGGCGACACCTACGGCTGA
- the gnd gene encoding phosphogluconate dehydrogenase (NAD(+)-dependent, decarboxylating) — protein sequence MELGLVGLGKMGGNMRERIRRAGHTVFGYDRNPDLADVHSLPELVGKLSGPRVIWVMVPAGEPTQSTIDELAELLEPGDVVVDGGNSRWTDDEKHAEELAAKGIGFVDCGVSGGVWGLENGYALMYGGDAENVAKVRPVFDALKPEGDFGSVHAGKVGAGHFAKMVHNGIEYAMMQAYAEGWELLEKVDSVTDVREVFRSWQEGTVIRSWLLDLAVNALDEDEHLDKLRGYAQDSGEGRWTVEAAIDHAVPLPAITASLFARFASRQEDSPQMKMIAALRNQFGGHAVETK from the coding sequence ATGGAGCTCGGTCTCGTCGGCCTCGGCAAGATGGGCGGCAACATGCGCGAGCGGATACGCCGCGCGGGCCACACCGTCTTCGGATACGACCGCAACCCGGACCTCGCCGATGTCCACAGCCTGCCGGAGCTCGTGGGCAAGCTCAGCGGCCCGCGCGTGATCTGGGTGATGGTCCCGGCAGGCGAGCCCACGCAGTCCACCATCGACGAGCTGGCCGAACTGCTGGAGCCCGGCGACGTCGTCGTGGACGGCGGCAACTCCCGCTGGACCGACGACGAGAAGCACGCGGAGGAGCTGGCGGCCAAGGGCATCGGCTTCGTCGACTGTGGTGTCTCCGGCGGCGTCTGGGGCCTGGAGAACGGTTACGCGCTGATGTACGGCGGCGACGCGGAGAACGTCGCCAAGGTGCGGCCGGTCTTCGACGCCCTCAAGCCGGAGGGCGACTTCGGCTCGGTGCACGCGGGCAAGGTCGGCGCGGGCCACTTCGCGAAGATGGTCCACAACGGCATCGAGTACGCGATGATGCAGGCCTACGCCGAGGGCTGGGAGCTGCTGGAGAAGGTCGACTCCGTGACCGACGTCAGGGAGGTCTTCCGCTCCTGGCAGGAGGGCACGGTCATCCGCTCCTGGCTGCTCGACCTCGCGGTCAACGCGCTCGACGAGGACGAGCACCTGGACAAGCTCCGGGGTTATGCACAGGACTCCGGCGAGGGACGCTGGACTGTGGAAGCCGCGATCGACCACGCGGTGCCGCTGCCGGCGATCACCGCGTCGCTGTTCGCGCGGTTCGCCTCCCGTCAGGAGGACTCGCCCCAGATGAAGATGATCGCGGCGCTGCGGAACCAGTTCGGCGGCCACGCGGTCGAGACCAAGTAA
- a CDS encoding protein jag, translated as MTEGTTSAAAEGADTLTRLEQEGEIAADYLEGLLDIADLDGDIDMDVEADRASVSIISDTGSRDLQKLVGRDGEVLEALQELTRLAVHRETGDRSRLMLDIAGYRARKRSELSELGAKAAAEAKSSGEAVKLKPMTPFERKVVHDAVKAAGLRSESEGEEPQRFVVVLPA; from the coding sequence GTGACGGAAGGCACCACCTCCGCCGCTGCCGAGGGTGCAGACACCCTGACCCGCCTGGAGCAGGAGGGCGAGATCGCGGCGGACTACCTGGAGGGTCTGCTCGACATCGCCGACCTCGACGGCGACATCGACATGGACGTCGAGGCCGACCGTGCCTCTGTCTCGATCATCAGCGACACGGGCAGCCGCGACCTCCAGAAGCTGGTCGGCCGTGACGGTGAGGTGCTGGAGGCGCTCCAGGAGCTCACCCGCCTGGCCGTGCACCGTGAGACCGGTGACCGCAGCCGGCTGATGCTCGACATCGCGGGATACCGCGCCCGGAAGCGTTCCGAGCTGTCCGAGCTGGGCGCCAAGGCCGCCGCCGAGGCCAAGAGCAGCGGTGAGGCCGTGAAGCTGAAGCCGATGACGCCCTTCGAGCGCAAGGTCGTGCACGACGCGGTCAAGGCCGCGGGCCTGCGCAGCGAGTCCGAGGGCGAGGAGCCGCAGCGGTTCGTCGTCGTGCTTCCCGCCTGA
- the yidD gene encoding membrane protein insertion efficiency factor YidD, with protein MKYPLLALIKLYQWTISPLLGPVCKYYPSCSHYGFTAIDRHGAIKGTALTAWRILRCNPWSLGGVDHVPPRKRPRWHEMLRNAWRARKGGPSAAVPATEGQTSPTSPSSPSSPAAETPSHAQGA; from the coding sequence ATGAAGTACCCGCTGCTTGCTCTGATCAAGCTCTACCAGTGGACGATCAGTCCGCTGCTGGGCCCGGTCTGCAAGTACTACCCGTCGTGCTCCCACTACGGCTTCACGGCCATCGACCGGCACGGTGCCATCAAGGGAACGGCACTCACGGCCTGGCGCATCCTGCGGTGCAATCCGTGGTCGCTGGGTGGTGTGGACCATGTCCCGCCGCGCAAGCGCCCGCGGTGGCACGAAATGCTGCGTAACGCGTGGCGTGCACGCAAGGGCGGGCCCTCCGCCGCCGTCCCGGCCACCGAGGGACAGACTTCTCCCACAAGTCCGTCCAGTCCTTCGAGCCCGGCCGCAGAGACACCGTCCCATGCCCAAGGAGCATGA
- the rpmH gene encoding 50S ribosomal protein L34: MSKRTFQPNNRRRAKTHGFRLRMRTRAGRAILASRRSKGRARLSA, from the coding sequence GTGAGCAAGCGCACCTTCCAGCCGAACAACCGTCGTCGCGCGAAGACCCACGGCTTCCGGCTGCGTATGCGCACCCGTGCCGGCCGCGCGATTCTCGCGTCCCGCCGTAGCAAGGGTCGCGCCCGTCTGTCCGCCTGA
- the dnaN gene encoding DNA polymerase III subunit beta, with amino-acid sequence MKIRVERDVLAEAVAWAARSLPARPPAPVLAGLLLKAEDGQLSLSSFDYEVSARVSVEAEVEEEGTVLVSGRLLADICRALPNRPVEISTDGVRATVVCGSSRFTLHTLPVEEYPALPQMPNATGTVPGEVFASAAAQVAIAAGRDDTLPVLTGVRIEIEGDTVTLASTDRYRFAVREFLWKPENPEASAVALVPAKTLLDTAKALTSGDQVTLALSGSGSGEGLIGFEGAGRRTTTRLLEGDLPKYRTLFPTEFNSVAVIETAPFVEAVKRVALVAERNTPVRLSFEQGVLILEAGSSDDAQAVERVDAQLEGDDISIAFNPTFLLDGLSAIDSPVAQLSFTTSTKPALLSGKPALDAEADEAYKYLIMPVRLSG; translated from the coding sequence GTGAAGATCCGGGTGGAACGCGACGTACTCGCGGAGGCAGTGGCCTGGGCGGCACGCAGCCTCCCGGCCCGTCCGCCGGCGCCTGTCCTCGCCGGCCTGCTGCTGAAGGCCGAGGACGGCCAGCTGAGCCTGTCCAGCTTCGACTACGAGGTCTCCGCGCGTGTTTCCGTGGAGGCCGAGGTCGAGGAGGAGGGCACGGTGCTGGTCTCCGGCCGCCTCCTCGCCGACATCTGCCGTGCCCTCCCCAACCGGCCGGTGGAGATTTCCACAGACGGTGTACGGGCGACCGTGGTCTGCGGCTCCTCCCGGTTCACACTCCACACCCTGCCTGTGGAGGAGTACCCGGCGCTGCCGCAGATGCCGAACGCGACGGGCACGGTCCCCGGCGAGGTCTTCGCCTCCGCCGCCGCCCAGGTGGCGATCGCCGCCGGACGTGACGACACGCTGCCCGTCCTCACGGGCGTCCGCATCGAGATCGAGGGCGACACCGTCACGCTGGCGTCCACCGACCGCTACCGCTTCGCGGTCCGCGAGTTCCTGTGGAAGCCGGAGAACCCGGAGGCCTCCGCGGTCGCCCTGGTGCCCGCCAAGACGCTGCTGGACACCGCCAAGGCCCTGACGAGCGGCGACCAGGTCACCCTGGCGCTGTCCGGCTCGGGCTCCGGCGAGGGCCTGATCGGCTTCGAGGGCGCCGGCCGCCGTACGACGACCCGCCTGCTGGAGGGCGACCTCCCGAAGTACCGCACGCTGTTCCCGACGGAGTTCAACAGCGTCGCCGTGATCGAGACCGCCCCCTTCGTGGAGGCCGTCAAGCGAGTGGCCCTGGTCGCCGAGCGGAACACCCCGGTGCGGCTCAGCTTCGAGCAGGGCGTGCTCATCCTGGAGGCCGGCTCCAGCGACGACGCACAGGCTGTGGAAAGGGTCGACGCCCAGCTGGAGGGCGACGACATCTCGATCGCCTTCAACCCGACGTTCCTGCTGGACGGCCTGAGCGCCATCGACTCCCCGGTCGCGCAGCTGTCCTTCACGACGTCCACCAAGCCGGCGCTGCTCAGCGGCAAGCCGGCGCTGGACGCCGAGGCGGACGAGGCCTACAAGTACCTGATCATGCCGGTGCGGCTCAGCGGCTGA
- the dnaA gene encoding chromosomal replication initiator protein DnaA, with protein sequence MADVPADLAAVWPRVLEQLLGEGRGQGVEAKDEHWIRRCQPLALVADTALLAVPNEFAKGVLEGRLAPVVSETLSRECGRPIRIAITVDDSAGEPPATTAPPARPQGRYEEPEVPAARQDRDGYEGYGRHRADQLPGTAGDHLPPTRGDQLPSPRPAYPSEYQRPEPGSWPRPSQDDYSWQQQRLGFPERDPYASPSQDAYGSQDSYGTQDSYGSHGSSQDSYGSHGHGGSYGSRGSQDSYGSSPQDAYGSQSQDYRPQPMERPSNEASRSDYDTSRPDYDQRDPVRRELPEPPAGSGHVHRGGPVGPNLPTTGAPGPLAAQPAPATGPGEPTARLNPKYLFDTFVIGASNRFAHAAAVAVAEAPAKAYNPLFIYGESGLGKTHLLHAIGHYARSLYPGTRVRYVSSEEFTNEFINSIRDGKGDSFRKRYREMDILLVDDIQFLADKESTQEEFFHTFNTLHNANKQIVLSSDRPPKQLVTLEDRLRNRFEWGLITDVQPPELETRIAILRKKAVQEQLNAPPEVLEFIASRISRNIRELEGALIRVTAFASLNRQPVDLGLTEIVLKDLIPGGEDSAPEITSTAIMGATADYFGLTVEDLCGTSRGRALVTARQIAMYLCRELTDLSLPKIGALFGGRDHTTVMHADRKIRNLMAERRSIYNQVTELTNRIKNG encoded by the coding sequence GTGGCTGACGTACCTGCCGATCTTGCCGCAGTGTGGCCACGCGTATTGGAGCAGCTCCTCGGGGAGGGCCGCGGCCAGGGCGTCGAGGCGAAGGACGAGCACTGGATCCGGCGCTGCCAGCCGCTCGCGCTGGTCGCGGACACCGCCCTGCTCGCCGTACCGAACGAATTCGCGAAAGGCGTCCTCGAGGGTCGGCTGGCGCCCGTCGTCAGCGAGACCCTGAGCCGCGAGTGCGGCCGCCCGATCCGGATCGCGATCACCGTCGACGACTCCGCGGGCGAGCCCCCGGCCACCACGGCGCCCCCGGCCCGTCCCCAGGGGCGTTACGAGGAGCCCGAGGTTCCGGCCGCGCGCCAGGACCGCGACGGTTATGAGGGGTACGGCCGCCACCGCGCCGACCAGTTGCCGGGAACGGCAGGCGACCATCTCCCGCCTACGCGCGGAGACCAGCTCCCCTCCCCCCGTCCCGCGTACCCGTCCGAGTACCAGCGCCCCGAGCCCGGCTCCTGGCCGCGCCCGTCGCAGGACGACTACAGCTGGCAGCAGCAGCGCCTCGGCTTCCCCGAGCGTGACCCGTACGCGTCACCGAGCCAGGACGCCTACGGCTCGCAGGACTCGTACGGAACCCAGGATTCCTACGGATCCCATGGGTCGTCGCAGGACTCCTACGGCTCACATGGACACGGCGGGTCCTATGGGTCCCGCGGTTCGCAGGACTCGTACGGCTCGTCCCCCCAGGACGCCTACGGCTCCCAGTCCCAGGACTACCGCCCGCAGCCCATGGAGCGCCCCTCCAACGAGGCGTCGCGCTCCGACTACGACACGTCACGCCCCGACTACGACCAGCGCGACCCGGTCCGCCGGGAGCTGCCCGAGCCGCCGGCCGGCTCGGGCCACGTGCACCGCGGCGGACCCGTCGGCCCGAACCTGCCCACGACCGGCGCGCCCGGCCCGCTGGCCGCGCAGCCCGCTCCGGCGACCGGCCCGGGTGAGCCCACCGCGCGGCTGAACCCGAAGTACCTCTTCGACACGTTCGTCATCGGCGCCTCCAACCGCTTCGCGCACGCGGCGGCCGTCGCTGTCGCCGAGGCACCGGCGAAGGCGTACAACCCTCTGTTCATCTACGGGGAGTCCGGGCTCGGCAAGACGCACCTGCTGCACGCGATCGGGCACTACGCGCGCAGCCTCTACCCGGGCACGCGGGTGCGGTACGTGAGCTCGGAGGAGTTCACCAACGAGTTCATCAACTCCATCCGCGACGGCAAGGGCGACAGCTTCCGCAAGCGGTACCGCGAGATGGACATCCTGCTCGTCGACGACATCCAGTTCCTGGCGGACAAGGAGTCGACGCAGGAGGAGTTCTTCCACACCTTCAACACGCTCCACAACGCCAACAAGCAGATCGTGCTGTCCTCCGACCGGCCGCCCAAGCAGCTGGTGACGCTGGAGGACCGGCTGCGGAACCGTTTCGAGTGGGGTCTGATCACCGACGTCCAGCCGCCCGAGCTGGAGACGCGTATCGCGATCCTCCGCAAGAAGGCGGTGCAGGAGCAGCTGAACGCGCCGCCCGAGGTGCTGGAGTTCATCGCGTCCCGGATCTCGCGCAACATCCGCGAGCTGGAGGGCGCGCTGATCCGGGTCACGGCGTTCGCCTCGCTCAACCGGCAGCCGGTCGACCTGGGCCTGACGGAGATCGTCCTCAAGGACCTGATCCCCGGCGGCGAGGACTCGGCCCCCGAGATCACGTCCACGGCGATCATGGGCGCGACGGCGGACTACTTCGGCTTGACCGTCGAGGACCTGTGCGGCACCTCGCGCGGCCGCGCCCTCGTCACCGCCCGGCAGATCGCCATGTACCTGTGCCGTGAGCTCACGGACCTGTCGCTGCCGAAGATCGGCGCGCTGTTCGGCGGCCGCGACCACACGACGGTCATGCACGCCGACCGCAAGATCCGCAATCTGATGGCCGAGCGCCGCTCGATCTACAACCAGGTCACCGAGCTGACCAACCGCATCAAGAACGGCTGA